The following are encoded in a window of Paenibacillaceae bacterium GAS479 genomic DNA:
- a CDS encoding probable phosphoglycerate mutase: MTEIAFIRHGMTNWNREKRAQGQSNIPLNDEGKHQAKLLAERLKNETWDLIISSDLSRASETASIIASSLGMSVQVDQRLREMHKGETEGTTQEERIIKWGEQWESLPLGIEDKDSIINRGTSFVSEIVGKSFGKKVLVVSHGALIGLTVKHFIPELNIAQHFQNTAITSLMHSELGWECTLFNCAKHLN, encoded by the coding sequence ATGACGGAAATTGCTTTCATTAGGCATGGAATGACCAACTGGAATAGGGAGAAAAGAGCACAAGGGCAATCTAATATCCCACTGAACGATGAAGGGAAGCATCAAGCAAAATTATTGGCAGAGCGGTTGAAAAATGAAACTTGGGATCTAATAATTTCTAGTGACTTGTCTCGTGCTAGTGAAACTGCAAGTATTATAGCCAGTTCCTTAGGTATGTCAGTTCAAGTAGATCAACGACTAAGAGAAATGCACAAAGGCGAGACCGAAGGGACTACACAAGAGGAACGCATAATAAAGTGGGGTGAACAGTGGGAGAGCCTACCTCTAGGCATTGAAGACAAGGACTCCATAATAAACAGAGGTACTTCCTTTGTATCAGAAATAGTGGGGAAGTCTTTTGGGAAAAAAGTGTTGGTTGTAAGTCACGGTGCTTTAATCGGATTGACAGTAAAACATTTCATACCCGAACTGAATATTGCTCAGCACTTTCAAAATACTGCCATCACAAGTTTAATGCACTCTGAACTTGGATGGGAATGTACTCTTTTTAATTGTGCTAAACACTTGAATTAA
- a CDS encoding Predicted ATPase yields MSSGPGYLKSIELLRGGISNLSEYPFHLPAVRSLERLSLHPKVTYIVGENGTGKSTLMEAIAVAWGFNPEGGTINFNFATAESHSELHRHLRLARGIHKARDGFFFRAESYYNLASEIDRMDNDEDRRDPPLISSYGGKSLHEQSHGESFFATFQHRFGGRGLYILDEPEAALSPLRQLSMLSRIHELVQKHSQFIIATHSPILMAYPDSIIYELNQDGIREVELEETSHFTLMKQFVNHKKAMLEELFAE; encoded by the coding sequence ATGAGTTCTGGTCCCGGATATCTGAAGAGTATCGAGCTGCTGCGAGGAGGTATATCTAACCTTAGCGAGTACCCGTTTCACCTGCCTGCGGTCCGCTCGTTGGAGCGGCTCAGCCTTCATCCCAAGGTGACTTACATTGTCGGTGAAAATGGTACCGGCAAATCGACGCTTATGGAGGCGATCGCCGTCGCCTGGGGCTTCAACCCTGAGGGCGGCACGATCAATTTTAATTTTGCCACCGCTGAGTCGCATTCCGAGCTGCATCGCCATTTGCGTCTAGCGCGGGGTATACATAAGGCTCGGGATGGCTTCTTCTTCCGAGCTGAAAGTTATTACAATCTCGCCAGCGAGATTGATCGAATGGACAATGATGAAGACCGTCGCGATCCCCCGCTCATCTCGTCCTACGGGGGCAAATCGCTGCATGAACAGTCACATGGCGAATCATTTTTTGCCACCTTTCAGCACCGTTTTGGCGGCCGCGGATTGTATATTCTCGACGAGCCTGAAGCCGCGCTGTCCCCTCTTCGCCAGCTGTCGATGCTGTCGCGGATACATGAGCTCGTCCAGAAACATTCACAGTTCATCATCGCGACTCATTCGCCCATTCTGATGGCCTACCCGGATTCCATCATCTACGAGCTGAACCAAGACGGTATACGAGAGGTAGAGCTGGAGGAAACCTCCCATTTCACGCTGATGAAACAGTTCGTCAACCATAAAAAGGCGATGCTGGAGGAGCTGTTTGCGGAGTGA
- a CDS encoding ATP-dependent DNA helicase RecQ, with protein sequence MNAGRLSSGYPGEEAEPMLQEARDLLKRVYGYDSFRQGQEGIIEAITGGSDTLAILPTGGGKSVCYQIPAMLLTGTTIVVSPLISLMKDQVDALRRVGVPAAFLNSSLGAAEYREVLRAALNGEYKLLYVAPERLDGSMFGELSERMRIPMIAIDEAHCVSQWGHDFRPSYRQLANWIGRMEDRPLVAAFTATATPEVAEDISGMLGLRDPSVFISGFARENLSLSVVTGVEKKRFLTRFLQERPDQSGIIYAATRKETEAVHEELLRQGIPAGKYHGGLGDAERGDAQEKFRFDETRVMVATNAFGMGIDKPNVRFVLHWQMPGDVESYYQEAGRAGRDGEESECVLLFEPQDVQIQRFLIEQGVGDEGRKSVQLSKLYSMMNFARTERCLQQFIVDYFGEKGVQPCGKCGNCLDKSERLDMTSEAQKALSCVGRMKGRFGVIMAAKVLKGSRDKKIIQFGLDRLSTYGLMREWPEREISDWLYWLVAEGYMRMSEGQYPTVSLTAEALPVLEGSKTVVRRKSTSVRRAASNAGAEASPLFEALRQWRKETAAREGVPPFMLFFDATLRELAAAAPATRDELLRVKGIGAAKADKYGDALLAIMAGEEGAASREPDLFSSSASATSTRSASLSDSGASGRGESGSHLATYEMFQGGAEVADIAAERGISRVTAENHLMRCADEGMELDWSRIIPEEQEPLILEVVERLGGDKLRPLKDALPPDVDYFAIHGVLRKHGLKSG encoded by the coding sequence ATGAACGCCGGGCGGCTCTCGTCCGGTTATCCAGGAGAGGAAGCTGAACCTATGCTGCAGGAAGCGCGCGATTTGCTGAAGCGCGTCTACGGATACGACTCTTTTCGCCAAGGGCAGGAGGGTATTATTGAGGCGATAACGGGCGGCAGCGATACGCTGGCCATTTTGCCGACAGGCGGCGGTAAGTCCGTTTGTTATCAGATTCCGGCGATGCTGCTGACGGGTACGACCATCGTCGTTTCACCGCTTATTTCATTGATGAAAGACCAGGTCGATGCTCTGCGAAGGGTTGGCGTACCGGCTGCCTTTCTGAACAGTTCACTCGGAGCTGCGGAATATCGGGAAGTGTTGCGCGCGGCGCTGAATGGAGAATATAAGCTGCTGTATGTCGCGCCCGAGCGACTTGATGGCTCGATGTTTGGGGAGCTGTCGGAGCGAATGCGCATCCCGATGATCGCCATCGATGAAGCGCATTGCGTATCGCAATGGGGCCATGATTTCCGGCCAAGCTATCGCCAGTTGGCGAACTGGATCGGCCGCATGGAGGATCGCCCGCTGGTGGCGGCGTTCACGGCAACGGCCACGCCAGAGGTAGCCGAGGATATATCCGGCATGTTAGGTCTGCGTGATCCTAGCGTGTTCATCAGTGGTTTTGCCAGGGAGAATCTATCGCTGTCGGTCGTAACCGGCGTGGAAAAAAAGCGGTTTTTAACTCGCTTCTTGCAGGAGCGGCCGGATCAGTCCGGCATTATCTATGCCGCAACGCGCAAGGAGACGGAGGCGGTCCATGAAGAACTGCTGCGCCAGGGCATCCCGGCAGGCAAGTATCATGGCGGACTTGGAGACGCAGAACGGGGCGACGCGCAGGAGAAGTTTCGTTTTGACGAGACGCGTGTGATGGTAGCAACGAACGCATTTGGCATGGGTATTGACAAGCCGAATGTGCGCTTTGTGCTGCACTGGCAAATGCCGGGCGACGTGGAATCCTACTATCAGGAAGCGGGACGTGCGGGGCGCGACGGCGAGGAATCGGAATGTGTGCTGCTGTTCGAGCCGCAGGATGTGCAGATCCAGCGTTTTCTGATTGAACAGGGAGTCGGAGATGAGGGCAGGAAGTCTGTCCAGCTGTCCAAGCTATATTCGATGATGAATTTTGCGCGTACGGAGCGTTGTTTGCAGCAGTTCATCGTTGATTATTTCGGCGAAAAGGGTGTGCAGCCCTGCGGCAAATGCGGCAATTGCCTCGATAAGAGCGAGCGGCTTGATATGACCAGCGAAGCGCAGAAGGCGCTTAGCTGCGTCGGCCGCATGAAGGGCCGTTTCGGTGTCATAATGGCTGCCAAAGTGCTCAAGGGCTCTCGTGACAAAAAGATTATTCAATTTGGCCTCGACCGGCTGTCGACCTACGGCCTGATGAGAGAGTGGCCGGAACGGGAAATTTCCGATTGGTTGTACTGGCTTGTAGCCGAAGGTTATATGCGGATGAGCGAGGGTCAATATCCGACCGTGTCACTTACGGCTGAGGCGCTGCCGGTGTTGGAAGGCAGCAAAACGGTCGTGCGGCGCAAGTCGACCTCGGTGCGGCGTGCCGCCTCAAATGCTGGGGCGGAAGCTTCACCATTGTTCGAGGCGCTGCGCCAGTGGCGTAAAGAAACGGCAGCCCGGGAGGGCGTGCCGCCTTTCATGCTGTTTTTCGACGCGACGCTGCGAGAGCTGGCTGCGGCCGCTCCAGCAACGCGGGATGAGCTGCTCCGCGTCAAAGGCATTGGAGCGGCCAAAGCGGACAAGTATGGCGACGCGCTGCTGGCTATTATGGCCGGTGAGGAAGGGGCAGCTTCTCGTGAGCCGGATCTCTTTAGCTCATCGGCCTCGGCTACATCGACAAGGTCAGCGTCTCTCTCGGATAGCGGCGCTTCCGGCCGTGGTGAGAGTGGTAGCCATCTAGCCACGTACGAGATGTTCCAGGGGGGCGCTGAAGTGGCGGATATAGCTGCCGAACGCGGTATCAGCCGCGTTACGGCAGAGAATCATCTGATGCGCTGCGCTGATGAGGGCATGGAGCTGGACTGGAGCCGCATTATTCCGGAGGAGCAGGAGCCGCTTATTTTGGAGGTGGTGGAACGCCTTGGAGGAGACAAGCTGCGTCCGCTCAAAGATGCTTTGCCGCCGGACGTCGATTATTTCGCCATTCACGGTGTGCTGCGAAAACATGGGTTGAAGAGCGGGTGA
- a CDS encoding 2-dehydro-3-deoxygluconokinase (manually curated), with translation MTAASPDLVTFGESMALFMPHENRTLEHADSLQSAFGGAESNLAIGLARLGCSVGWCGALGDDPFGRRILKALRGEGVDVSGASLSGDAPTGLMFREEVAGRLAVHYHRRGSAASRMTPGHLDTAYLQGARILHVTGITMALSNSARESVLHAMRIAKEAGVKISFDPNLRLKLWSIEEAREALLPAAELADYFLPGWDELKLLYDTEDEGYILDRVGALDATTVIKSKGDGSLLLQGGSSVFIPFYPAEKVVDTVGAGDGFCSGFLAGILKEMTPEDAVRLGSICGSLAVQGRGDWESLPDWKAARQRLDNSVWVER, from the coding sequence ATGACTGCTGCATCACCTGATCTCGTTACATTCGGAGAAAGTATGGCTTTGTTCATGCCTCATGAGAACCGAACGCTTGAGCATGCGGACTCGCTTCAGTCTGCATTCGGCGGAGCAGAGAGCAATCTAGCGATTGGTCTGGCTCGGCTCGGCTGTTCGGTTGGCTGGTGCGGTGCGCTCGGCGACGATCCGTTCGGGCGCCGTATTCTGAAGGCGCTGCGCGGCGAAGGCGTAGATGTGTCAGGGGCTTCACTCAGCGGGGATGCCCCTACCGGCCTCATGTTCCGCGAAGAGGTTGCCGGTCGGCTGGCCGTCCATTACCATCGCAGAGGATCGGCTGCAAGCAGGATGACGCCGGGCCATTTAGATACCGCTTACTTGCAAGGCGCTCGGATATTGCATGTTACAGGCATCACCATGGCTTTATCGAACAGCGCCCGTGAGTCTGTCCTTCATGCGATGAGAATCGCCAAGGAAGCAGGCGTGAAAATCAGCTTTGATCCCAATCTGAGGCTCAAGCTGTGGAGCATCGAGGAGGCGCGTGAAGCGTTGCTGCCGGCTGCGGAGCTAGCGGATTACTTCCTCCCGGGATGGGATGAACTGAAGCTGCTGTACGATACAGAAGACGAAGGATACATTCTGGATCGTGTCGGTGCTCTGGATGCAACAACCGTCATCAAAAGCAAAGGGGATGGTTCCCTGCTGCTCCAAGGCGGCTCAAGCGTCTTCATTCCCTTTTATCCGGCTGAAAAGGTCGTGGACACTGTAGGCGCGGGTGATGGCTTCTGTTCCGGTTTCCTGGCTGGAATTCTGAAGGAAATGACGCCAGAGGACGCTGTGCGTCTAGGCAGCATATGCGGATCTTTGGCTGTGCAGGGCCGCGGTGATTGGGAGTCGCTTCCGGACTGGAAAGCGGCCCGGCAGCGGCTGGACAACTCAGTATGGGTGGAGCGTTGA
- a CDS encoding transcriptional regulator, DeoR family yields the protein MTELPNKGERRREGILNVLKQQGRVTIAEIVERFGCSEATARRDLELLERTGPLVRTIGGALYDGMNPVRDSSFAERQGISLLEKENIAAEAARHIVEGDVVGLSGGSTNFLIAKLIKMRRGITVVTNAVNIAMELAGSDIQVVVTGGMMRHNSFELCGPLGEGMVSHLNIGKMFIGVDGISENGGITTYSEQEAQIAKALISRSQITYAVFDQSKVGRTSLFSITQLKDLNAVITDRPLGASLSEYARRSGVTVYLAGDGEYDETDEQG from the coding sequence ATGACTGAACTACCGAATAAAGGCGAGCGTCGGCGCGAGGGCATTCTGAATGTGCTTAAGCAGCAAGGACGTGTAACAATCGCTGAGATTGTGGAGAGATTCGGCTGCTCCGAAGCGACGGCCAGACGTGATCTTGAGCTGCTTGAGCGCACCGGCCCGCTCGTTCGGACGATCGGCGGAGCGCTGTATGACGGGATGAATCCGGTGCGTGACAGCTCTTTTGCCGAGCGCCAGGGCATCTCCCTGCTGGAAAAAGAGAATATCGCCGCAGAAGCGGCACGCCATATCGTAGAAGGTGATGTCGTCGGTCTCTCCGGCGGTTCGACTAATTTTTTGATTGCCAAGCTGATTAAGATGCGGCGTGGCATCACGGTCGTAACCAATGCGGTCAACATCGCGATGGAGCTTGCCGGCAGCGATATTCAAGTTGTCGTGACTGGCGGCATGATGCGTCACAATAGCTTCGAGCTATGTGGACCGCTCGGTGAAGGCATGGTATCCCATCTGAACATCGGCAAGATGTTCATTGGCGTCGATGGAATATCCGAGAACGGCGGCATTACGACTTACTCCGAACAGGAAGCACAGATCGCCAAGGCGCTTATTAGCCGCTCCCAGATTACATATGCTGTATTCGATCAGAGCAAGGTCGGACGCACTTCGCTGTTCTCCATCACGCAACTCAAGGATCTCAATGCTGTCATAACCGATCGACCGCTTGGGGCTTCCCTATCAGAGTATGCGAGGCGCAGCGGCGTAACGGTTTATTTGGCCGGTGATGGGGAGTATGATGAGACGGATGAACAGGGCTGA
- a CDS encoding N-acetylglucosamine-6-phosphate deacetylase encodes MQQFRISNVNIAVDGEAVSGSVTVRNGLITSVQAGVAEVSASDEPVIDGRGGWLLPGFIDVHVHGGFGADFMDANGEAYDTITKYHSQHGTTTMLATTMTEPSERIRKALEAANDYRNGPMPYARLGGVHLEGPFISPDWMGAQNPEFRIDPDLDLLKGWHAAYPDLIKQLTLAPEREGALEMIAWLAEHGIVAAAGHTDARYDVMEAAADAGLNSAVHTFNACRGLHHREPGTVGAVLTDDRIHAELIADGHHVHDAVMKLIGRAKPAGKLSLITDAMSAAGLQDGQYELGGQAVTMKDGVCRLTTGGNLAGSTLTMEAALKRFIQASGWTVPQASLLTSANPAALIGLAEQTGSIHAGKWADLVLLTNELEVQQTWVRGQSVFQLGEA; translated from the coding sequence ATGCAACAATTTCGCATCAGCAATGTAAATATCGCAGTAGACGGCGAAGCTGTTTCCGGCTCCGTCACGGTAAGGAATGGACTCATCACCTCGGTCCAGGCAGGCGTTGCCGAGGTATCGGCTTCAGACGAGCCGGTCATTGACGGTCGCGGCGGCTGGCTGCTGCCAGGTTTCATCGACGTTCATGTTCATGGCGGCTTCGGCGCCGACTTTATGGATGCGAATGGCGAAGCCTATGACACGATTACAAAATATCACTCCCAGCATGGCACTACGACGATGCTCGCCACGACGATGACTGAACCGTCGGAGCGGATTCGCAAGGCGCTGGAAGCAGCTAATGATTATCGCAACGGGCCAATGCCTTACGCCCGTCTGGGCGGCGTTCACCTGGAAGGGCCATTCATAAGCCCAGACTGGATGGGTGCGCAGAATCCGGAATTCCGCATTGATCCAGATCTTGATTTGCTCAAGGGATGGCATGCCGCCTACCCTGATCTGATCAAGCAGCTTACGCTCGCACCAGAGCGTGAAGGCGCGCTGGAGATGATCGCTTGGCTTGCCGAGCATGGAATCGTAGCGGCTGCAGGGCATACGGATGCACGTTATGACGTTATGGAAGCTGCAGCCGATGCAGGACTGAACAGCGCGGTGCACACGTTCAACGCTTGTCGCGGCTTGCATCACCGCGAGCCTGGCACCGTCGGAGCTGTGCTGACGGATGATCGCATCCATGCAGAGCTGATCGCCGACGGTCATCATGTGCATGATGCCGTGATGAAACTAATCGGACGCGCGAAGCCAGCCGGCAAGCTGTCTCTCATCACGGATGCCATGTCGGCCGCTGGCCTGCAGGACGGCCAGTATGAGCTCGGCGGCCAAGCCGTCACGATGAAGGACGGCGTATGCCGCCTTACCACTGGCGGTAACCTGGCCGGAAGTACGCTGACGATGGAAGCGGCGCTGAAGCGCTTCATCCAAGCTTCCGGCTGGACGGTGCCGCAGGCCAGCTTGCTGACAAGCGCCAATCCAGCAGCGCTGATCGGGCTTGCCGAGCAGACTGGCAGCATCCATGCAGGCAAATGGGCCGATCTCGTCCTGTTGACAAACGAGTTGGAAGTACAGCAAACATGGGTTCGCGGACAAAGTGTTTTCCAATTAGGAGAGGCTTAA
- a CDS encoding glucosamine-6-phosphate deaminase — MDIRVFEDNLELDTAAARLIADLVTTKPNAVLGLATGSTPIGIYRSLVELSNKESISYKEVSSYNLDEYVGLTPDNDQSYAYYMNEHLFSKIDIPLNQTHLPDGMASHLDAFCNKYDRMLEGARVDLQLLGLGHNGHIGFNEPASELSAGTHVVTLDEATREANARFFASIDEVPTQAVTMGVGSILKAERILLVVRGADKASIVRRALTGPVTTDCPASLLQLHARVTVLLDREAASLLAKGGNEGCNNFASAM; from the coding sequence ATGGATATTCGTGTATTTGAAGATAATCTGGAATTGGATACGGCAGCGGCCCGTCTCATTGCGGACCTCGTCACAACAAAGCCGAATGCTGTACTCGGCCTCGCTACAGGCTCAACTCCGATCGGCATCTACCGCAGCCTGGTCGAGCTCTCCAACAAAGAAAGCATCAGTTACAAGGAAGTTTCGAGTTATAATCTCGATGAATACGTCGGATTGACGCCGGACAATGATCAGAGCTACGCTTATTACATGAACGAGCATCTGTTCTCCAAAATCGATATTCCACTGAACCAGACGCATCTGCCAGACGGCATGGCCTCCCATCTTGATGCCTTCTGCAACAAGTATGACCGTATGCTTGAAGGTGCTCGCGTAGATCTGCAGCTGCTCGGACTGGGGCATAACGGCCATATCGGCTTCAATGAGCCAGCTTCCGAGCTGAGCGCCGGTACACATGTCGTGACACTCGACGAGGCGACTCGCGAAGCTAATGCACGCTTCTTCGCCTCAATCGATGAGGTGCCGACCCAGGCCGTTACGATGGGAGTCGGTTCCATTCTCAAGGCGGAGCGGATTCTGCTTGTCGTCCGCGGCGCTGATAAAGCTTCCATCGTACGGCGGGCGCTTACCGGCCCGGTTACGACCGACTGTCCGGCTTCCTTGCTGCAGTTGCATGCCCGCGTCACGGTTCTGCTGGATAGGGAAGCAGCTAGCTTGCTCGCTAAAGGAGGTAATGAAGGATGCAACAATTTCGCATCAGCAATGTAA
- a CDS encoding isopentenyl-diphosphate delta-isomerase encodes MTLNSNRQAASNADTETRKAEHIRICLEEQVGSSIGGSGFERYRFEHEALPELNWKEVDLSASWLGRRLKAPLLVSSMTGGTDEAGRINRGLAEAAQKRGWAIGLGSMRAVWEKPELAASFQIRREAPDVPIIANVGAVQLNYGLNAEACRRLVELAEADALVLHLNALQEVFQPEGDINFRHLLRLIEEVCRKSGVPVGVKEVGWGISASTAAKLADAGAAFIDCAGAGGTSWSQVEKFRARSPLHASAAEAFADWGIPTAESVQAIRLQLPHATLIASGGLSSGVDAAKAIALGADLAGYGRVLLPQAASGPDAAEAIGNQMERIEFELRTAMFASGAGSIRELAKGEKLKPVRP; translated from the coding sequence ATGACTCTGAACAGCAATCGTCAGGCAGCAAGCAATGCGGATACAGAGACACGCAAAGCCGAGCATATCCGCATCTGTCTCGAAGAGCAGGTCGGAAGCTCAATCGGCGGCAGTGGTTTTGAACGGTACCGCTTCGAGCATGAGGCACTTCCTGAGCTGAATTGGAAGGAAGTAGATCTGTCAGCAAGCTGGCTCGGCAGAAGACTGAAGGCGCCTCTGTTAGTAAGCTCCATGACTGGAGGCACGGATGAGGCGGGACGCATCAATCGCGGTCTAGCCGAGGCGGCCCAAAAAAGGGGCTGGGCCATCGGACTTGGCTCCATGCGCGCGGTGTGGGAAAAGCCGGAGCTGGCAGCCTCGTTCCAGATTCGGCGAGAAGCGCCTGATGTACCGATCATCGCCAATGTAGGTGCTGTGCAGCTCAATTATGGCCTGAACGCAGAAGCTTGCCGCAGGCTCGTGGAGCTGGCCGAGGCAGATGCACTTGTGCTGCATCTCAATGCGCTGCAGGAGGTGTTCCAGCCCGAAGGAGACATCAACTTCCGTCATCTGCTTCGCCTTATTGAGGAAGTATGCCGCAAGAGCGGCGTGCCGGTCGGCGTCAAAGAGGTTGGCTGGGGAATATCAGCCTCGACAGCGGCCAAGCTGGCGGATGCTGGAGCAGCCTTCATTGACTGCGCCGGAGCTGGAGGCACCTCCTGGAGCCAAGTTGAGAAATTCCGCGCTCGCAGTCCGCTGCATGCTTCAGCGGCAGAGGCATTCGCCGATTGGGGTATTCCTACCGCAGAAAGCGTACAGGCGATTCGGCTGCAGCTGCCCCATGCGACGCTCATCGCCTCTGGCGGGTTGAGCAGCGGGGTGGATGCCGCCAAGGCGATCGCTCTCGGCGCGGATCTGGCCGGTTACGGGCGCGTGCTGCTGCCGCAAGCGGCCTCAGGGCCGGATGCCGCAGAGGCAATCGGCAACCAGATGGAGCGGATCGAGTTTGAGCTGCGAACAGCGATGTTCGCCAGCGGCGCTGGCTCGATTCGGGAGCTGGCAAAGGGAGAAAAATTAAAGCCTGTCCGCCCATGA
- a CDS encoding spore germination protein KC, whose protein sequence is MNIFKTGVRFLCLMLAFAMLVPAAGCGFIDIDKRFFVVAIAIDKSGNEKKPYRVTIRLSIPSSKTEPGMEKSQIETIDAKEISEGLRILKSHVDKEIDLGHCKVFVLGDELARDDITAATEWMIRRRDIQSSAFVAVGYPDGMSILKKMPLSERYSGNTLFLTFGSDGTKSSFIRPEKLFDLFRRINEHGMDPYLPLIRVSKNGYEVDQLNLLDKKRIRLLLSADETQLFNQIDKETINSTFKTTYKDNSVMLAVTDLRVQYKIQRLPDGRGKLSMHIHIGGTIEEGPNDILSQHSEEVERKLAQDVEKNTVKLLKRIQRAGVDPLHFGLRYRATHKSSTAFEEWQELYPTMQFDVHSTVHIQSAGRIH, encoded by the coding sequence ATGAACATTTTCAAAACTGGAGTGCGCTTCCTCTGTCTCATGCTGGCGTTTGCGATGCTCGTTCCAGCTGCAGGCTGCGGCTTCATCGATATTGACAAGCGATTTTTTGTAGTCGCCATCGCTATTGACAAGTCCGGCAACGAAAAGAAGCCTTACCGTGTCACGATTCGGCTATCCATTCCCAGCTCAAAAACCGAACCCGGTATGGAAAAATCTCAGATTGAGACTATCGACGCCAAGGAAATCTCAGAGGGCTTGCGGATTCTCAAGTCCCATGTGGACAAAGAGATCGACCTCGGCCATTGCAAAGTGTTCGTGCTTGGCGACGAACTGGCGCGTGATGATATAACGGCGGCAACGGAATGGATGATTCGCCGCAGGGATATCCAATCCTCCGCTTTTGTGGCGGTGGGGTATCCGGACGGCATGTCTATTTTGAAAAAGATGCCGCTATCTGAGCGCTACTCCGGCAATACGCTGTTTCTGACGTTCGGAAGCGACGGAACCAAGTCCTCCTTCATTCGCCCTGAGAAGCTATTCGATCTGTTTCGGCGCATCAATGAACATGGCATGGACCCTTATCTGCCGCTCATCCGTGTGTCGAAAAACGGTTATGAGGTCGACCAATTGAACCTGTTGGATAAAAAGCGAATTCGTCTGTTATTGAGCGCGGACGAAACTCAGTTGTTCAACCAAATTGATAAAGAGACTATTAACTCCACGTTCAAAACTACCTACAAGGATAATTCCGTCATGCTCGCGGTGACCGATCTGCGTGTTCAATATAAAATTCAACGTTTGCCGGACGGACGGGGGAAGCTCTCCATGCACATTCATATAGGCGGTACGATCGAGGAAGGACCAAACGATATTCTTAGCCAACATTCCGAAGAGGTCGAGCGGAAGCTAGCGCAGGATGTTGAAAAAAACACCGTTAAGCTGCTCAAGCGAATCCAACGGGCTGGCGTCGACCCGCTTCATTTTGGACTTCGGTATCGAGCCACTCATAAGAGCAGCACCGCTTTTGAGGAATGGCAGGAATTGTACCCGACGATGCAATTCGATGTCCACTCAACCGTACACATACAGAGCGCAGGACGAATCCATTAA
- a CDS encoding Spore germination protein: MNRYFYYSFVMVAMLNLMLFVPSVLLSHRTTGAVSSMLVAIVVGTLTAYAATSALARYPGRGVPEILRLRLPEWIVKTILAIYAFMFFFASSFALIAFTILLNRVLTPDLPVWNLILILGVLCIYGSTRSSMTLLFMMEITILLLTPLVLFVLFKGFRSPDVAWNAIYAVARYVNVPPTLSSIAAGTFIFTGYTNMAIFNRLNPPNFRLKGRWLIPLFGSGILLTTFFLPIGYHGTMAVDRYTYVWAQTADSMTMSFGFIERVLFLFLFVFLGLTLLYTSVGWHQSIEFLRSMSKSYKFEVDFSKTPKANWWISCVFFCICVGAMFILNEQTNQIIAERWLIFRMFVELATAIFLLVLTRKRPAAVAMGDSIGNAQGVAKGDAKNDANVQGNSKDDSQSDNKDDSQGDSKDNSQSDNKGDSKGDSKERAKGDS; encoded by the coding sequence ATGAACCGTTACTTCTACTACAGCTTTGTCATGGTCGCTATGCTCAATCTGATGCTATTCGTACCGTCCGTGCTATTGAGCCATCGAACGACAGGCGCCGTTTCCTCGATGCTGGTCGCGATCGTAGTCGGCACCTTGACCGCATATGCAGCCACTAGCGCTCTTGCGCGCTATCCGGGTAGAGGAGTGCCAGAAATTCTACGGCTTCGTCTGCCAGAATGGATCGTTAAAACGATACTCGCGATTTACGCGTTTATGTTCTTTTTTGCTTCCAGCTTCGCGCTGATCGCCTTTACGATTCTTCTAAACCGAGTGTTGACGCCGGATCTGCCTGTCTGGAACCTGATTTTAATTCTCGGCGTTTTATGCATCTACGGCTCAACACGCTCTTCGATGACGCTGCTGTTCATGATGGAAATTACGATCTTGCTGTTAACGCCGCTTGTCCTGTTCGTCCTATTCAAAGGCTTCCGCAGTCCTGATGTCGCCTGGAATGCGATCTACGCCGTTGCTCGCTATGTAAATGTCCCTCCGACCCTCTCGAGTATTGCAGCGGGGACGTTTATTTTTACCGGGTACACCAATATGGCGATTTTTAACCGGCTCAATCCCCCCAATTTCCGGCTGAAAGGAAGATGGCTCATTCCGCTTTTTGGCAGCGGCATCCTGCTGACAACCTTTTTTCTGCCAATTGGATACCATGGGACAATGGCGGTGGATCGCTATACATATGTTTGGGCTCAAACTGCAGACTCAATGACGATGAGCTTTGGCTTCATCGAGCGGGTACTGTTTCTTTTCCTGTTCGTTTTCCTAGGTCTGACGCTGCTCTATACGAGCGTGGGCTGGCATCAATCGATTGAATTTTTGAGAAGCATGAGCAAAAGCTACAAGTTCGAGGTCGACTTCAGCAAAACACCTAAAGCCAACTGGTGGATCAGCTGCGTCTTTTTCTGCATTTGCGTAGGGGCTATGTTTATTCTGAATGAACAAACGAATCAGATTATCGCTGAGCGCTGGCTCATCTTTCGCATGTTCGTTGAACTGGCTACCGCCATATTCTTGCTCGTGTTAACCCGGAAGAGACCTGCCGCCGTTGCGATGGGAGACTCGATTGGGAACGCGCAGGGAGTTGCGAAAGGCGATGCGAAGAACGACGCAAACGTACAGGGCAATTCAAAGGACGACTCGCAAAGCGACAACAAGGACGACTCGCAAGGCGACTCCAAGGACAACTCGCAAAGCGACAACAAGGGCGACTCCAAGGGCGACTCAAAAGAGCGCGCGAAGGGGGACTCATAA